Proteins encoded by one window of Cellvibrio sp. KY-GH-1:
- a CDS encoding IS3 family transposase (programmed frameshift) translates to MSKKPTPKENKKYTAEFKSEAIKLAERLSVAEAAEKLGIYASQIYSWRSALNNSRTDVERESLLAAENARLKRQLAEQAEELEILKKGGYLLREASKIKRYEFMLTNSALYSIAMMARVLLVSRSGYYSWLDNREMVSWRMQQREAIDALVKAAFEAGKGRYGADRIFYDLAEQDNPLDIKTIRKSLKRQGLIAKAAKLFKVTTDSNHTLPVAPNLLARDFSAQQPNEKWVTDITYIQTTEGWLYLAVMIDLYSRKVVGWSMSKHIDAQLVCDSLMMALWRRKFPKSVIVHSDRGSQYVSHAFRDLLEKYSLIQSMSRKGDCWDNACAESFFHSLKVELVHGEPLLDGKHTRESIFEYIEVDYNRYRRHSAIGFVSPERFEAKNVC, encoded by the exons ATGAGCAAGAAACCAACCCCAAAAGAGAATAAGAAGTATACAGCCGAGTTCAAAAGTGAGGCCATTAAACTGGCCGAACGATTGAGCGTAGCGGAAGCCGCCGAAAAACTGGGCATATATGCCAGTCAAATTTACAGTTGGCGTAGCGCACTCAACAATAGCCGTACTGATGTTGAAAGAGAATCGCTCCTCGCCGCTGAAAATGCACGCCTCAAGCGTCAGCTCGCCGAGCAAGCAGAGGAGCTTGAAATCCTAA AAAAAGGCGGCTACCTACTTCGCGAAGCATCAAAAATAAAACGCTACGAATTTATGCTGACAAATAGCGCGCTATATTCAATCGCGATGATGGCGCGCGTTCTGTTGGTTTCGCGAAGTGGGTATTACAGCTGGCTTGATAATCGTGAAATGGTTAGTTGGCGCATGCAGCAAAGAGAAGCGATTGATGCGTTGGTAAAGGCAGCATTTGAGGCTGGAAAAGGCCGGTATGGCGCGGATCGGATTTTTTATGATTTGGCGGAGCAAGATAATCCGCTCGACATAAAAACCATTCGGAAAAGCCTGAAACGGCAGGGGTTAATTGCAAAAGCGGCCAAGCTGTTCAAGGTGACTACGGACAGCAATCATACACTACCTGTTGCGCCCAACCTGTTGGCTAGAGATTTTTCTGCGCAACAACCTAATGAAAAATGGGTGACCGATATTACTTATATTCAAACTACAGAAGGTTGGTTGTATCTGGCCGTGATGATTGATTTATATTCTCGAAAAGTTGTTGGTTGGTCGATGAGCAAACATATTGATGCGCAATTGGTTTGTGATTCATTGATGATGGCGTTGTGGCGACGAAAATTCCCAAAAAGCGTTATTGTTCACAGTGACCGTGGCAGCCAATATGTATCGCATGCGTTTAGGGATTTACTGGAAAAATATTCGCTAATACAGAGTATGAGTCGCAAGGGTGATTGCTGGGACAATGCGTGTGCGGAAAGCTTCTTTCATTCACTTAAGGTTGAGCTGGTTCACGGCGAGCCATTGCTAGATGGAAAGCACACGCGCGAGTCTATTTTTGAATATATCGAAGTGGATTACAAT
- a CDS encoding DUF6714 family protein produces MNLKYSLENEFSKYRILGFHNSLADGVFLDVYKVYPESFNSSFNVRLNVSINEALFDRFKDEWDQIKKSVRLEKAIDRDVSWENVTREYLEFFAGGLSFLNDYSINFYMASWVSLYINNPAVEGTLFSDYLFAILDRRIMNGSDQGLELHTIYLLSKLMNEAWGFSFLFDDAYKILEKRFCD; encoded by the coding sequence ATGAATTTAAAATATAGTTTAGAAAATGAATTCTCTAAGTATCGAATTTTAGGTTTCCATAATTCCTTGGCCGATGGCGTTTTTTTGGATGTCTACAAAGTTTACCCGGAGAGTTTTAATTCATCATTCAATGTACGTTTAAATGTTTCGATAAATGAAGCTCTTTTTGATAGATTTAAAGATGAGTGGGATCAAATTAAAAAAAGTGTTAGGTTAGAAAAAGCTATAGACAGGGATGTTTCCTGGGAAAATGTAACCCGCGAATACTTGGAGTTCTTTGCTGGTGGCTTATCTTTTTTGAACGATTATTCTATAAATTTTTATATGGCATCTTGGGTTAGCTTGTATATTAATAATCCTGCTGTAGAAGGAACTTTGTTTTCAGATTATTTATTTGCAATATTGGATCGAAGAATAATGAATGGAAGTGATCAGGGGTTGGAACTACATACGATATATTTGTTGTCAAAACTTATGAATGAGGCTTGGGGTTTTTCGTTTTTGTTTGATGATGCTTATAAAATTCTTGAGAAAAGGTTTTGTGATTGA
- a CDS encoding transglutaminase domain-containing protein: MAYFYNLLPYSSFFTFVFYANPAAAAVANEMNKDDQREAALEAAIETTPEKKLSNRLAKLRDKIVLELPQAIEQREADQNWFQSAFASVFGDGPITGEELAELQTLSNSIDTAYQEAITEFETEATQFEQEAAAAGNALSDDVKKLIKERHTQALDHIKTRYTQTKEQLTALVSAQSASAQEQALEQLNETLEQEQFKPTHTPATPDDLPWGAPDETVREPVDNPQDLQATLGLNPYAKYAQFAQAGDTDPGVIAQAMSNAANAELQAALNESIEVQLTPEIKALAAQLHNNSIDIYTWVHNNIRFIPSYGSIQGAQHTLETKQGNAIDTASLLIALLRAANIPARYAYGTVEIPATKVMNWVGDAKTPEAAQAILGMGGVPTIGRVEGGKITTFKLEHVWVEAYVDYFPSRGMKELAGDSWIPMDASFKQYEFTEGMNLKDQVPFNAEALANTIQTKSIVNETEGWVQNVPQADIEAQLTQFQNQLKTYIENQNPDSTVGEVLGLQEIKILPPRPLAAGLPYNRIITSQTFNEVPNNLRHKFKYTLATENMGYADSPFITIEEPTAKLAGKTIALSFKPATKADEDIIASRLPAPEADGSIDPAKLPKTLPGYLINLTAEFTINGETIKAGAAGKMGGELYEEMGLWSPKEGWETSVNHPAAGSYRAIGLDLQGASPEQAARLKQQLEATKAKLESNSEVQLATLTKHNLVGDLLYGTVFNYFALNDLQDQIAAKSANVLSYRLPSYGTFSTSLQIQYWYGLPRNVTFAGLSMDIDHMKQHRVSKSNNKDESFAFSQSIGARMSAMEHQVPEEMFRSPAGTAEGVSTIKALVIASQEGQKIWTIDKNNLNVALNKIQLGAEAELDIRNSVNAGKIVTTHENRINFNGWIGEGYMVIDPNTGAGGYLISGGRNGFDGDTPEDDSSGVNMVAAVAPALVMATLPGTSLQATATFFGSVKCNLTEVAVTAIVVVALAATAFMFARIIRAAALIPEIGIRGATIIKTVILSALTLAGVVNAEATYQRDCECESGIRSKYEQCWLCSQEKYIEIQQRQTINKAFETNHGGCQLPPIHSKSDIAIRLLGWGEIVDQREEEIACWTPEHKQHIDKLEEAKIVLQKCALYYLLPE; encoded by the coding sequence ATGGCCTATTTTTACAATCTATTGCCATACTCAAGCTTTTTTACCTTTGTGTTTTACGCCAACCCAGCCGCTGCTGCTGTTGCCAATGAAATGAATAAAGACGACCAGCGCGAAGCGGCGCTGGAGGCTGCCATCGAAACCACACCCGAGAAAAAACTCAGCAATCGCCTTGCAAAACTGCGCGATAAAATCGTGTTGGAATTACCGCAAGCGATTGAGCAGCGCGAAGCCGATCAAAACTGGTTCCAAAGTGCCTTCGCCAGCGTATTTGGTGATGGGCCAATCACCGGTGAGGAGCTGGCTGAATTACAAACCCTGAGCAACAGCATCGATACGGCTTATCAGGAAGCGATTACCGAATTTGAAACCGAAGCAACGCAATTTGAGCAGGAGGCCGCAGCAGCTGGCAACGCGCTCAGCGACGATGTTAAAAAATTAATTAAAGAGCGCCACACACAAGCGCTGGATCACATCAAAACCCGCTACACGCAAACCAAAGAGCAACTCACCGCATTGGTTAGTGCCCAGTCGGCCAGCGCGCAAGAACAAGCGCTTGAGCAATTAAACGAAACACTTGAACAGGAACAATTTAAGCCAACCCATACTCCTGCCACACCGGATGATTTACCTTGGGGTGCGCCCGATGAAACGGTGCGTGAACCTGTCGATAACCCGCAAGATCTGCAAGCGACTTTAGGTTTAAACCCCTACGCCAAATACGCACAGTTTGCGCAGGCGGGTGATACCGATCCCGGTGTAATCGCGCAAGCAATGTCCAATGCTGCTAACGCAGAATTACAAGCCGCACTCAACGAATCGATTGAAGTCCAACTCACGCCAGAAATTAAAGCACTAGCGGCACAACTGCATAACAACAGCATCGACATTTATACCTGGGTTCACAACAACATCCGATTTATTCCCAGCTACGGTTCCATCCAGGGCGCACAACACACATTGGAAACCAAACAAGGTAACGCGATTGATACCGCCAGTTTATTAATCGCCTTGTTGCGTGCTGCCAATATTCCAGCCCGTTACGCATACGGTACTGTAGAAATTCCGGCCACTAAAGTTATGAACTGGGTAGGTGATGCAAAAACCCCTGAAGCCGCACAAGCCATTCTGGGAATGGGTGGTGTGCCAACTATTGGCCGTGTTGAAGGCGGAAAAATTACCACGTTTAAGTTGGAGCACGTGTGGGTAGAAGCCTATGTGGATTACTTCCCCAGTCGCGGTATGAAAGAGCTGGCGGGTGATAGCTGGATTCCAATGGATGCTAGTTTTAAACAATACGAATTCACCGAAGGTATGAACTTAAAAGACCAAGTGCCGTTCAATGCAGAAGCATTAGCCAATACCATCCAAACCAAATCCATCGTTAATGAAACCGAAGGCTGGGTACAAAATGTGCCGCAAGCGGATATCGAGGCGCAGCTCACACAATTCCAGAATCAATTAAAAACCTATATTGAAAATCAGAATCCAGATTCCACCGTGGGTGAAGTGCTCGGCTTGCAGGAAATTAAAATATTACCTCCGCGTCCATTAGCCGCAGGCTTGCCCTACAACCGCATAATCACCAGCCAAACCTTTAACGAAGTCCCCAATAACCTGCGCCATAAATTTAAATACACCCTGGCGACAGAAAATATGGGTTATGCGGATTCGCCCTTCATCACTATTGAAGAGCCCACCGCAAAACTCGCGGGCAAAACCATTGCACTCAGTTTTAAACCGGCAACCAAAGCCGATGAAGATATTATCGCCAGCCGTTTGCCTGCCCCTGAAGCAGATGGTTCTATTGACCCGGCAAAACTCCCCAAAACATTACCGGGTTATTTAATTAACCTCACCGCCGAATTCACCATCAACGGCGAAACCATTAAAGCAGGAGCCGCCGGAAAAATGGGTGGAGAACTCTACGAAGAAATGGGCCTATGGAGCCCGAAAGAAGGTTGGGAAACCAGTGTTAACCACCCGGCCGCTGGTAGCTATCGCGCAATTGGTTTAGACCTGCAAGGCGCAAGCCCGGAACAAGCAGCGCGTCTAAAACAACAACTCGAAGCCACCAAAGCGAAACTCGAAAGTAATAGTGAAGTGCAACTCGCTACACTCACCAAACACAACCTTGTAGGTGATTTGCTGTACGGCACAGTATTTAATTATTTCGCCTTAAACGACCTGCAGGACCAAATTGCCGCAAAAAGCGCCAATGTACTCAGTTATCGTTTACCGAGTTACGGAACATTCAGTACCAGCCTACAAATACAGTATTGGTACGGTCTTCCGCGCAATGTGACTTTCGCTGGCTTGAGTATGGACATAGACCATATGAAACAGCATCGCGTCAGTAAAAGTAACAACAAGGATGAATCCTTTGCTTTCAGCCAATCCATCGGCGCACGTATGAGTGCAATGGAGCACCAGGTCCCAGAGGAAATGTTCAGAAGTCCTGCCGGAACAGCTGAAGGTGTTAGTACGATAAAGGCTTTGGTCATCGCATCACAGGAAGGGCAAAAAATCTGGACAATTGATAAAAACAATTTAAATGTCGCGCTAAACAAAATTCAGTTGGGTGCAGAAGCAGAGCTGGATATTCGTAATTCGGTCAATGCAGGAAAAATAGTCACTACCCATGAGAACCGTATCAATTTTAACGGTTGGATCGGTGAGGGATATATGGTAATTGATCCGAACACGGGAGCTGGAGGCTATTTAATTTCAGGTGGGCGTAATGGTTTTGATGGTGATACACCAGAAGATGACTCTTCGGGTGTCAATATGGTTGCGGCTGTTGCGCCAGCTCTAGTAATGGCTACTTTACCTGGAACCTCTTTGCAAGCAACTGCAACTTTCTTTGGTTCCGTGAAATGTAATCTAACGGAAGTTGCTGTGACGGCGATTGTTGTAGTCGCGCTTGCAGCCACTGCATTTATGTTTGCTCGCATTATCAGGGCTGCCGCTTTGATTCCTGAAATCGGTATTAGGGGGGCGACAATCATAAAAACCGTAATTTTATCTGCGCTAACCTTGGCAGGGGTGGTGAATGCGGAAGCAACATATCAACGGGATTGTGAGTGTGAGAGTGGTATACGTTCAAAATACGAGCAATGCTGGTTGTGTTCCCAAGAAAAATATATTGAAATTCAGCAACGTCAAACAATTAACAAAGCTTTTGAGACGAATCATGGAGGCTGTCAGCTTCCTCCAATACATTCAAAGTCAGATATTGCTATTAGGCTATTGGGTTGGGGGGAAATAGTTGATCAAAGGGAAGAGGAGATAGCTTGCTGGACACCGGAACACAAACAACATATCGATAAACTTGAAGAAGCAAAAATAGTGTTACAAAAGTGCGCGCTTTATTATTTGTTGCCGGAGTAA